Sequence from the Salvelinus alpinus chromosome 35, SLU_Salpinus.1, whole genome shotgun sequence genome:
acgttggcagtcagtcgtgaaggcccggtggggctccgcatctgcagcaaaaaaaaaacgggtccggataggtgactgtagcccaggaatggctgatggaactcctcagctggctagctccggaataatttaagtttgctccgggatcgacgtaagccaatagtcacacggtttgcagctagcaagctgcgaaatcaaggtgcaaatgtccagagcctgcggctgaaatccggggacacTGAGAAAAAAAGGCCcggtatgctccggtccgagtcgcgttgcacaaaagtgccggtagattatcgagctaaaggaatagctgatgaccacaaaacgtgggcagctgaaacaccaacgctagccagcaaaccggctaacttctgggcagcttcagattagcttctggctagcttccggctggcttctggttagctttctggctagcttctgattagcctctggctagcttccactgtggattttcagatttgaggtaaataatactttttttttttgtaattggtgaggcgggttgcaggaaagcttttgtagttgagttcttggataataaaatatataaaatatatgcgaagaaaggtgtaaatatatatatacaggacacgacaatacgaggacaaaatgacgtctgaactgctaaacCATCTTGGAACACCGAGTGACACATGAGTGAAGTCAGCCTGACAGGTGGATGAGAGTTCTTCATGATACTGACCTGTGATGGCAAAACACTCTTCTGCCTTCATGGCTTATGTTCAATAAATATACTTTCTTTCAGAACAAACTAACAAATAACGTTCATTAAATAGAATGGTCACCTGAAGACTTGAAGGCCACTTGAAACTGTCAGCCAGACACTGTGATTGTGTTTCCTTGGCAAACATTAAGACAATGATCAAATATTCCTCTCGCAAAGCAATGAGGAAATAAAAGCATCATTGATCTGATaggtgttaggatttatgtttatgcactatagcctgctaccatattgtatgaagatgaatattgttttgttacacacacacacacaaacaatgcagatgtgtgtgtgtaaagactgAGCAACAGAGTGACTTGCTAcaaaagctgtggtcaatctggagaggggaggggtgcatatctccaggccaaccagggagggtagaacactggacaataccatataaGGAACTGTTTGAGTGTAGCATCTGGGTAGCGGAACAAGACAGATCTAATCTACCCAAAGACCAGATGCGGACACCTGCGAGCAACAAGGGACTGGGACAAGTCTGAGTGCCAgcgataggctgagcaaagtttaaaccacgctcagcctctactgtgataggccaacggatggctgtcatagtataataacTGTTGTTTGCGCACATTCCAGAGTTCTCTGTTTTACCCTGCGCagtgatacagcgaacccgtatatacccGTATATATATGGCGCTTGATGGATTCCATTAATCAGTCATGGTATTGGACTCCACACCGCTACGCTGGATTGGCTGGATCATTCATCCCCATGTCGATGATATCTCTGAAGACCAACTTAAAAACAGATATTTACACTTGGTCTCTTGAGCTTCCATTTCCGGGCATGTTAGAAGCTGTAAGGTGGAACTAGTAAACAAACACTTCTCGACAACTGACACTGCCAACTAACCATACAAAGGAGTGGGTCCAACGTCTCATCACAGTACTGTGTGTCACTAGACAGCTCTCTTGTGGTTCTCTGCTCAGGCATAACTCAACACATACAGGTACAGTATCTTGGATGTGCTCACAACATCACATGCAGGTATAAAACTGTTTGGTCATCCCAATACATCTCTCCATTGTTGTGTTCCATGTGTACTCTCACTGCACCCATTAGTTTGAGTACATTAAGCAATCAaacacacactggaacacacaaactGGATATTTTGACAAGCTACAGCTAAAGGTCATTATTTTGGTTTAAAAACTTTTCTTTGCAGAGCCATCAAAGAAGCAATGTCCATGCATACTGTAAGCTTTCATTGGTTTTAATGCATTGCATTTTGACATCACATATTTTCCACAATCAACATTCAAAATAGAGGCAGTTTGTATATACTGCATATATAGTCCTAACAGTCTATGCAGCCTTTTATAGGGAGTCTTGGGTCTTGTGGGGTGACTGCCTTTGAATAAAGAGTGCAAGACAAGTATAAGCTAGCTACAACACATCCATACACACTGACTCAGTATCATGTCATATCCAAGCTAAATACCCACCAGTCTCAGCGCTACTTTGAAATGCCCTCATCATTCACTCCAAATACACCATACATTTCCCCTTCATTCTCCATATTTGTGCAGCCAAAATAAGACATATTTAGCCTAAATCTTCACAAGTAACAAAAAGCAACGGTGGTAAACAGATACCGGAAACAAGTAATGCTTTAACAGTGGAGCATACTGGCCAAGTGATGCCTTCTTGCATCGTCACCGTAAATGGTCGCCGTGTCTAAACACATATGGGACACAATTTGAGGGATTTTAAATGATATTATTAGTAACCAATCAGATCAATAGGACTGTAGATGTTTTCAAAGTGAGGAGAAAAAGACAGGAAATGTTGATATTTTGAGAGGAAACAAAACAAACCTTTAGTATGGTAGGTTTTCTGATTCTCCTAACCCTTCTGTGGGGAAGCTCTTATAAAGTATCTATCAGCCAGAAAAGACAGATCCTGACATATTGTGCACCATATCCATAATACAGAATGAAACTGAAGAGAAGGACAATCTCTCAAATCAGCTCAATCAAATCTCAAATGGTGATAAGTGGTCAAACCTGACTACTAACACAGATGTTTGATCCTATTAGTGCTTAGCGGTCCTCTACTCAGCCATTTTGGTGGTAAGTTACAGTACGGTCCCACAGAATAGAGTTGTGCAGTGGTTACGAACCCTGGTTCTGGAAAGCCTTTTAAGTTCAGGCTTTTCTTCCAGCCCAGCATTCAAAACATTCAAtgtgattcaactaatcaaggaCTAGATCATTATTTGAATCATGGGTTGGAACAAATGTCTGTACTTAAATACTAAAAAGTGTCCTAAAAGCAGTGAATGTGCTAAAAGCCTGTACTCGTGGCTCTCCAGTACCAGGGTTTTTACCTCTGATGTAGTGAGGGGGTCATTGGGTCATTGGCCATCAGTTCTCCATCAGTTGGTCTTCAGTTTTCAGCCTGTTTCTCCAGCAGGCCCTTGAGGTGGGCGTGTAGCGGCTGGCACACAGCCTGGTAGCCCTGAGGGGTGAGGTGGAGGAAGTCATACAGGTCCTGGTGGGAGATGCTGCCATCCGAGTGCACAAAGCCAGGGTCCACGTTGAGGAGGGAGGCATGGGGGAGAGAGGACACGGCCTCCTTGACCAGCTTGTTGACCTGGGCGTTCCTGTCCCGCAGGGGGTTGGGCATCTTACCCCTGGGTAGCACTCCCTGTGGTTGGAAACATACATGatagcacaggaggctgctgaggggagaacggttCATAATAACGTTCGGAatagagcaaatggaatggcatcaaacacatggaaaccatgtgtttgacaccattccactgattcagcGCCAgacattaccacaagcccattctccccaattaaggtcccaccaacctcctgtgcatgTTAGTCACATTGTTGCCATGCTAGAAAGGACAAACGTGCCAATATAGTTAGCAATGATAATGGAGTCCATAAAGTATGCAGTTCATAATTTAGGTTTGGGTTATCATAAAGGTTAATGGTTGTGAAGGGGATTTTCCAAGTGAACAAAAGGGAGCGCAGTCAATCACATTAATTTAAATTATTTCAGTTTATTACAAGAATTCAGGGAGAACATCTCCAGAGCAGAAGCCAAGAGAAATGTCTAACGGGCTTCTCTGAGAGGGCACTTATGTATTAATCCCACAGCACCGAGTGTTGAGTAAACACCAGCccgagaggcttgtaggaagtcaCAACATCAGCTGCTACACAGTGTCACAGATACATTATCAGAGTGTCCTCTGCAAAGTCTGGCAGCAAACTTTAACCATAACATTCAACACTGGCAGACATTTGATTCTGGCAGTTAAACAGGTCAAAGGAAGGAATATCAGTACTTAGTAACAGTGAATCACATACAGGAAAATGATTAATCAAACATTTCCCATTACAATGGTTTAAGTCACATGTGGtagaaaagaagaagaaaaacccACCAGTACGAGAGTGTAAGCCTTCGGCAGCTTGTCCTTGATGAGTTGGACTATGGCCATAATGCCTCCACAGATCTGTTCTGCAGTGTGACCGTGATTATGGGTGCCCACCCACAGCACCACAACCTGGTGGAGGCAGAGGCACAAACATCAACTTGGTGGGCAGTTTCATTCATACCACTTCATTTAAAAGCATTTTCAATGATTGATACTGAAAGTGATTTTTGGCACAGGAACAGGCTTGGGACCATGGGTCTGTGCAGTGTATAGTGTATGATCAACTCTAATGTAATGTACTAACGTGTTGCCTGTGTATATACATACCTTTGGGCTGATGTGGGCCAACTCTCCATTGCTCAATCTCCACAAGACATGCTGTGTTTCGTCACCACCCACCCCAAAGTTGAGAGCATGGAGAGGGGAGAACAGCTCTCGCCACACCTGACAAAAACAAATGAACACAATACCAGTATGTCAACTTGCATAACCTAGCAGCTAACATGTCTTCTTCTGAAATGACAAGACTTGTAATCAGAAAATATTAAAATGTGGCAAATTATGTTAGCTAAAGTCCGAACCAACAAATGATACCAATGTTCGTAGTCCCATTACAGCTGTCGGGATAGAGAGATTACCTCAAACTGGTGCAAGAGCTGGACAAGAGAGTCTCCTACAAACAGGACATCTGGTTCCTTGTCCTTGCTGTTAGACACAAAGTGGTTATGCTgtagacagaaggagagaggaaagggaaaggggatacctagtcagttgcacaactgaatgcattcaaccgaaatgtgtcttccgcatttaactcaacccctctgaatcaggacACGAGAGGATATTGACAATATGTTACTGTTATTCTGAAATGGCAGCAGGATACACACCAAAGACATCCATCGGCCATCTCCCTGGATGTCCACACAAGGAGTGGGTGTGGCAGCGGGGTTGGAGTCTCCTGAGCTCATCACTTTGTCTGTCTAGTGTCAGAAAGAAACCAAGTGAAAATCAAGGCTTGGTAGATTTGAGCAGATGGTTGGATGCTTACTGTGTGTGAATCAAAAAGCAACTAACAACGGGTAGCTAGCTTTGTCACTACAGTAGAGTAGTGCAAAACAATTCCTAGTGAAATGTGTAACCCTATTCACAAATGGGCGTGCACTGGCACATATTATGGGGCCTATTAATAATAACGACTGCAGTAACTAATACTTTAGCACAAATACACCAAAAACACGAGGATTCGTTAGTCATATGTCAAGCCAGGCTACAGGACTAGTCAGCTAGctatacagtagctagctagctaatcataAGGTTAGCAAAAAGTGCTACGAACCAATGATGCATTGGCAATGTGGTGCATCAACGTACAGACTTTTTCATATTAATAGGGGAGGTTGCTGAATAGCTAACAGGTATTAGCGTTTTACAATACCGTAATTGTGGTTCGGGCTGCCTGATAGTTCCTGAAAGTAAAATTTCAAGTCACTATAGAATGTACCATTGACCACTCATAGGTGAGCTACTTCGGTAAaatattgttttttccccccagtcTAGTGATATGTATACGCATACAAGTAGTAatgtgtatgaatactttcataAAAACACGTATTTTCACTAAATTAAGGCTATCAAAGTGACTACCAAAGGGAATTATAGTTGCGGATAAACTGTAGCCTACCTCCTCATTTCTAGTTTTGGAATCGTCCAGTGTTTGTTCACTAGGGAAAGGCGCGCCGCCGTCGCgcaaatttgacattttagtcatttagcagacgctattaTCCAGAGCAATAGAGTgcttacattttcatacttttcccCCCCCTGGGAATCGAACCAACAACCTTGGCGTTGTAAGCGCTATGCGCTACCAACTGAGATACACGGGACCAACTAACTGACAGACCATGAGAGCTTCTCAACTTCTTCATTCAAACATATAACTTTACAAAAGACTGCGATTATCGCCGAACTCTCCCGCATCATGTCATTAATCAAATCATGTTCGTTTTACGTCTCGCAAATTTCACAAACGTCTATGGTTGTTTCATTGAACGTGACGTAAATGGAAAGATTGTTTAGGAAAGTTTAGTTATCTATTACGTTACTCTGTATATTACAGTTAGTTCGCACCAGCCAGCTAAAACTGCATGTGCCACATGAGgaaattatgcaaattaaatgTGCTGTTTACTCAGTTTGGTGATATTGTTCAATATACCCTACACAAACACGCGCAGCTACATTGATTAGCACGTCACCTTTTCAATGTGATATTGGCGGCTAGTACGGAACGTTGCTGGGCAACCAAACATTTTCAAAACTATAATGTGTTTACCTCAACTTCCATTTTTGGATAGTTTGCGAAATTGTAGATTACACGTTTTCTGTATCTTGCTAGTTTACGTTACATAATATCACTGGTACATGCAACACTGTATCAGGGTATCTTtcttgtattttttaaatttcgcCTTGATTTCCTGCACGTGTGCCTAATTTATCCAGAAAAAAATAATTGCTGGTGAGTGACTGCTgtttactaacgttagctaacgtaaACTCGCTAGCTAAtcaacaacattattttgttCATGTGTGCTGATTGAATACTTTTTGTTATTGTGAACTGTTTTGTCTTGCTAGCTTGATAATGTTGGCCATATCTAGCTACTAGGTTTGCTAGATGGAGTTATTTTTCTGACAACGTTAGCTATTGTTCCATGTTTCATTAATTTGTGTTAATGATCAAAAGTGTTCTGTTTCAAATAATACTTCTGCATGTGACCCAACAGCCatctttattttaattttattattCAGTCTTTTCTGTGCACCTAGCATTCCACCTCATGATGAGCCATCTACATGGCAGAGCCTTAACAGAGAAGCAGAATGTCCTGCATGTTTTTAGCAAGCACTTCAAGTCTACAGATAAAACCTGTAGCCCAACCAACAGATCCACTCCACACTGCTGCTCTTCAAGCTATACCAAGAACACAGAAGCACAAAACAGCCAGACGAACAAGACTAAACGACTGAAAACACGCAAGCAGAGGAGCCAGGTAAGCAGAGGAGGATCTAATAGCAGATCCCACCAGCACCAAAGCAGCAAAGAGAAGGACCACTGTCATGGTTGCTGCCAAAGCAGCTCTCGCCCTCCTCCACGGAGAGATGCCCCATTAGCCCGCGTCTTCCCCGCTGGGCAAGAGCCCAGCATCATCACAAACAACCGTCTCATCGGCCACCATGGCCTGTTCAACCATGAGGTGAAGTCCATCGACATTGAGCGCCTGCTGAGTGAGCAGAGGAAGTTGGAGAAGCTTGGGCAGCGCGGGGGGCGAGGCAAATCTACTGCTACTCGTCCTCCCCTTCCACCCTCATCTTcccttcctttctcctctcctgggCCTGATTCAGATGTGGGTGAAGTTGCTGTTCCTGACCATGTTGAGGAGGATCCAGATAAAGGGAGAGTAGAAAGAGTAGTAGCAAAGAGTAGTACTAAGGCCAACAAGCGTGATGAGTATAGGTCTAATTCAGAAAGCAGACTTTTTAAGTGTTCTCATGGGGATACACAAGAGGATTTCAGAAGAAAATTCACATCTATTCAGGTTTGTCTGGAGAAGAATGTAGCCAGTCACTCTAAAAGCCAGGAGTCTGGTATCACACCAGGACAGACACATCACAGCGGTCTGACATCATCAGAGGGCGGCATAGTTACCCTATCATCCACAGAGAGTCCCTCACGTGTGGTACGAAACAAGAGCAAGGGGCCCAGGCCTGTAGTCTGTGAAACACTGTTGTCACCCAGTGGAAAGAATGAAAATGAGAGACCACCTGACGCAAGGGCTGAGGTTAAGCCTGTTGTCCTTACCATGGAGCAGACCCCCAAAAACCATGGACCTAttctcccacacacacagccattcagGCCTAGTCCAAACATCACAGTGTCTTCCTTCCCAGCAAGAGGTGGAAGCAGTGAGAGCTCAGACAATCAGATGCAGCAAACTGTCACCAACCCTGTCAGTGTGGTAGCTGCGCGTCTGTGCAGGTCTCTGCAGCTGCCACTGCTCCGCAGGAGAAACCTGGTTGCGGAAAGTAGGGAGGTGCTGCTGCAGGCCCTACGGGAGAGGCACGGGCTCCAGCTGCAGGAGAACCTACTCAACGTGCAGCGACGTCTCAGCTTCGGTACAGGACCCACCACAACCAGGGCCGGCCTGGGGCAGAGCACAAACCTGGCCGGCATAGATGCATATGGAGGCTGGCCTGCAGGTACGGTATATAATGTGCTTGTGGTTGTGAGTGTTGGGTTGAGGACCGCAATAAGAAATGGAATCCTCTGTACTCTTGATCATATAATCATACTGTAACTAATCAGATCATATTGATTGAAATGTTGGCCTATCTGTATTATTTGTCAAATGTTTTATTGTAGCCTAACTGCATTTGGATATCGATAGTATTGTACACCACAGTGGGGACTTTGAAAATATCTTCAGTGGTGTAGTTAAGTTGAATGATTTTTCAACTATGTCTTCCTATCACAGCTCCATTGGATAGTGGTTTTGGAGACAGCATGGTGGAACATCCGTGCCTGGACTCCCAGAGGTCAGCCCCCaacaagaggaggaggaggaagcagcTATGCCCCAACAGAATGACCCCTCCTCAGCCCCTCATTGGGTCGCAGAACAGCCTGGACACGGTACGAGCATAAGACATTGAACTCAGTCATCATCAGCCATATAGCGTAATAGTAAATAAAAATTGTGAATTTACATCTAATATATAATTGGTAATTGTAGGTTTCTTGTGATAGGATTTCCTAAACAAATTTGCAATAGAACGTGCTACTATAATGCTACAGTACATTTTGTTAGTGAAATTGTCACagaatgttctaaatgacagtctTCTTTACAATACTTAGTTATACTGTATGATAACAAACCAATTGCTGCCACACTTGCTTCTCTTTAGGCTGCTGCATGGAACCCCAACCCCAGTGTGGAGCAGGTTGGGGAACTGATCGGAGAACTACTTAGGCCCGCTTCCTCCTCGCACTTCCTCATGGACCTCCAGCCCTCTGGTTCCCCCTCTCGCCACCACGTCTTTGACCCCCCTGCTGCCTCACCTTGGGCAGCTCAATCCGGTCTGCCTCAGCCCTGGGATGACGTATTCGACAGGGGAAGCATGAGAGAGTCAACCAGGGTGGATCACTTTGAGAACTGGAGGTATGACCCAGATTTGAGTTTTCTAAACCAGAcagaaacagtgagagagaggagcagtggGCCTTTCTATCATGAGAGGAGTATGCAGTGTTTCCTGCAGTATCCCACAGGGCCAccagagggacacagagacagacacttgCCACAGCAGCAAGATCCATACGACATTGAAAGAAGCCATTTTGGTGGTTCTTCCTCATCCTTTTCTGCTCCTACCCACTATCCACTAGAAAGTCATCAGCTCCACCCTTTCTATCGCTTCAACCGCCgccccccaaccagccctgtAATCTCCAGGTCCCACCTTCCTGACATGGCCTACTATCCCCCCTCCCACATGCTGGAGAGTGGCCTGTCCCCTCCTCTGCCCCCTGTGTCCCTACCTGCTTTCCCCAGCCCTGAATGCTGGTCTTTCCCCCGGATGAGACTGTACTGATCCTCTGTGTAGTAGACATGCACAATGCTATGTTGTTGAGTATTTTCCAAATGCATACCATCAGGTCTAATTGTTTACAATTACAACTGACTTGATTTATTTATTGTTATTGAATACCATCATATGATGGGCAAAACGACAAAGTGCCATCCAGGAAATGTTGTTTGTATTATTACAGATATAAGTTAAATGTGTGAGAAAACATTACTATTTTTAAAATATGTTCTTTCATACATTTCACGTACTCTAAAACTACTTACAGCCTGGACAGTAAAAACACAATTTGCTGTAGAAAGGTAACAGCAGCAGAATGTATTTTTTATTGCATGAATACTTCTAATTGAAACATGTGCATGCAAAAACATACAGAACCACTGTAAGAGAAAATGCATTACAGAACTTATGCAGTATGTTGTTTACAGACAGCTACAGTGGACAAGTCAACTATGGCAGTACAAAATATCCATGTTTTTTTTGTGGCCAGTGGGCCTACATAAAGTATACTTTATTATTTTTGACAAGCAGAATGCTTTAGCACAGATTATCAAAGACATGAATCAGCATGAATGCATTATGCAGAGGATTGTCTGCTGTCCATGGGTAGATCCCAATTGCATATTCCTCGCcttgtctccttctcaaaacccattggatgagaaagccagaggtcccttcCCTCTGACCTTTTTCTCCAATTGGTTTTGAGAAGGAGCGAGGACACGAGGAGTATACAATTGAGTGCTTTGATTGAGTGCTATAATAAGCTTCattcattggggggggggggggggggcttttgtAACTTGCTCATGGGAGAAAAAAAAACGAATTTAATCTTGTTCTGTACTAAATAATAttgtaatattgtttgtacattTAAAAGATGCAAAGGAAAATGGAAATAAGATGATCAGACATACCCTGACAAATCATGTAGCAAAGTT
This genomic interval carries:
- the LOC139564173 gene encoding platelet-activating factor acetylhydrolase IB subunit alpha1-like isoform X2; the encoded protein is MEVETDKVMSSGDSNPAATPTPCVDIQGDGRWMSLHNHFVSNSKDKEPDVLFVGDSLVQLLHQFEVWRELFSPLHALNFGVGGDETQHVLWRLSNGELAHISPKVVVLWVGTHNHGHTAEQICGGIMAIVQLIKDKLPKAYTLVLGVLPRGKMPNPLRDRNAQVNKLVKEAVSSLPHASLLNVDPGFVHSDGSISHQDLYDFLHLTPQGYQAVCQPLHAHLKGLLEKQAEN
- the LOC139564173 gene encoding platelet-activating factor acetylhydrolase IB subunit alpha1-like isoform X1, whose translation is MHHIANASLTDKVMSSGDSNPAATPTPCVDIQGDGRWMSLHNHFVSNSKDKEPDVLFVGDSLVQLLHQFEVWRELFSPLHALNFGVGGDETQHVLWRLSNGELAHISPKVVVLWVGTHNHGHTAEQICGGIMAIVQLIKDKLPKAYTLVLGVLPRGKMPNPLRDRNAQVNKLVKEAVSSLPHASLLNVDPGFVHSDGSISHQDLYDFLHLTPQGYQAVCQPLHAHLKGLLEKQAEN
- the prr19 gene encoding proline-rich protein 19, with the translated sequence MMSHLHGRALTEKQNVLHVFSKHFKSTDKTCSPTNRSTPHCCSSSYTKNTEAQNSQTNKTKRLKTRKQRSQVSRGGSNSRSHQHQSSKEKDHCHGCCQSSSRPPPRRDAPLARVFPAGQEPSIITNNRLIGHHGLFNHEVKSIDIERLLSEQRKLEKLGQRGGRGKSTATRPPLPPSSSLPFSSPGPDSDVGEVAVPDHVEEDPDKGRVERVVAKSSTKANKRDEYRSNSESRLFKCSHGDTQEDFRRKFTSIQVCLEKNVASHSKSQESGITPGQTHHSGLTSSEGGIVTLSSTESPSRVVRNKSKGPRPVVCETLLSPSGKNENERPPDARAEVKPVVLTMEQTPKNHGPILPHTQPFRPSPNITVSSFPARGGSSESSDNQMQQTVTNPVSVVAARLCRSLQLPLLRRRNLVAESREVLLQALRERHGLQLQENLLNVQRRLSFGTGPTTTRAGLGQSTNLAGIDAYGGWPAAPLDSGFGDSMVEHPCLDSQRSAPNKRRRRKQLCPNRMTPPQPLIGSQNSLDTAAAWNPNPSVEQVGELIGELLRPASSSHFLMDLQPSGSPSRHHVFDPPAASPWAAQSGLPQPWDDVFDRGSMRESTRVDHFENWRYDPDLSFLNQTETVRERSSGPFYHERSMQCFLQYPTGPPEGHRDRHLPQQQDPYDIERSHFGGSSSSFSAPTHYPLESHQLHPFYRFNRRPPTSPVISRSHLPDMAYYPPSHMLESGLSPPLPPVSLPAFPSPECWSFPRMRLY
- the LOC139564173 gene encoding platelet-activating factor acetylhydrolase IB subunit alpha1-like isoform X3 — encoded protein: MSSGDSNPAATPTPCVDIQGDGRWMSLHNHFVSNSKDKEPDVLFVGDSLVQLLHQFEVWRELFSPLHALNFGVGGDETQHVLWRLSNGELAHISPKVVVLWVGTHNHGHTAEQICGGIMAIVQLIKDKLPKAYTLVLGVLPRGKMPNPLRDRNAQVNKLVKEAVSSLPHASLLNVDPGFVHSDGSISHQDLYDFLHLTPQGYQAVCQPLHAHLKGLLEKQAEN